One Aegilops tauschii subsp. strangulata cultivar AL8/78 chromosome 7, Aet v6.0, whole genome shotgun sequence genomic window carries:
- the LOC109733586 gene encoding uncharacterized protein, translated as MAATAFRSAARRDAFGAAEGDGGGGSAARGRTPDGAGGLRRSRSLSRFPPPSPSPEDAPTPSSRFVTKVRGGGPSGGFPEISLDDLADEFFRARVESEDDDEEVVVQRGEDDSRGRLRFPAPAEKGRGGRRSSTARYARETASSRQRERSASRPPLERRGGAAAAENGAAAATRQRYASVDRHASIGRQRYASVDRRASTDRQRWCESDNDMDFSRRSGSRGTNTKSSSGHSLQNSLNKSKVNQTLTRSTSQNDFVHLRDSGSSHSSLTDDESRDAHSFHSRNYSGNRAVYSQEKPIEDNDSNVLYDVMRKEVRQAVEEIRTQLEKAVTNSEPSEKARSDDAQPTQVIGELRRNYTSKLEESEKRKQELLAQLAAEEQRGHELTKIVKELLPTTKKNVKPERPPPRRRRSNDRARMSKCLTKEAELYFEDFLSNVEDTDFSSFDGERSDTSSTRRDVVLHAMAETHVVLPKVAPPVVSDGVVLPWLQWETSNDLHASPTTIKTQDASTACSTSSHTMSSRGSWSPGDHDSSAGSKDGLLSRFNEAATRLSSCPDNKRGTSFHMDDYLHLRRSEDFLFERLSQKQRIDYGGLTVCRRSTII; from the exons ATGGCGGCGACTGCGTTccggtcggcggcgaggagggaCGCGTTCGGGGCcgcggagggcgacggcggcggcgggtccGCCGCGCGCGGCCGGACGCCGGACGGCGCGGGCGGCCTACGCCGGTCGAGGAGCCTGAGCCGGttcccgccgccgtcgccgtccccgGAGGACGCGCCGACGCCCTCCTCGAGGTTCGTGACCAAGGTGCGGGGCGGGGGGCCGTCGGGCGGGTTTCCGGAGATCAGCCTCGACGACCTGGCGGACGAGTTCTTCCGGGCCAGGGTGGAgtccgaggacgacgacgaggaggtgGTGGTGCAGCGCGGGGAGGACGACTCGCGCGGGCGGCTCAGGTTCCCGGCGCCCGCGGAGAAGGGCCGCGGCGGTCGGCGGAGCTCCACCGCGCGGTACGCCAGGGAGACGGCGTCGTCCAGGCAGCGCGAGCGCTCGGCGTCGCGGCCCCCGCTGGAGCGGCGGGGCGGAGCCGCCGCGGCTGAAAATGGCGCtgccgccgccacgaggcagagGTATGCCTCGGTGGATCGGCATGCTTCCATTGGTCGGCAACGGTATGCCTCGGTGGACCGCCGTGCTTCGACGGACCGGCAGCGGTGGTGTGAATCGGAT AATGATATGGACTTTTCTCGCCGGTCTGGTTCTAGGGGGACAAATACCAAATCTAGCAGTGGCCATAGTCTGCAGAATTCACTTAATAAGTCTAAAGTGAATCAAACTCTGACAAGGTCTACAAGTCAAAATGATTTTGTACATTTACGAGACAGCGGCTCG AGCCATTCTTCGTTAACTGATGATGAATCTAGGGATGCTCATTCTTTTCATAGCAGAAATTACAGTGGAAATCGGGCTGTTTATTCCCAGGAGAAG CCAATTGAAGATAATGATTCAAATGTGCTGTATGATGTGATGCGTAAAGAAGTGAGGCAAGCTGTTGAAGAAATCAGAACTCAGCTTGAAAAG GCCGTGACAAACTCTGAACCTTCAGAAAAGGCTAGAAGTGATGATGCGCAGCCAACCCAGGTTATTGGTGAACTCCGTAGGAACTACACTAGCAAGTTGGAAGAG TCAGAGAAGAGGAAGCAGGAATTACTAGCTCAATTGGCGGCAGAAGAACAACGTGGTCATGAACTCACAAAAATAGTTAAAGAATTACTGCCTACTACTAAGAAGAATGTTAAACCGGAGAGGCCGCCACCACGCAGAAGA AGGAGCAATGATAGAGCAAGGATGTCGAAATGCCTTACCAAAGAGGCCGAGCTATACTTTGAAGATTTCCTGTCAAATGTTGAAGATACCGATTTTTCATCGTTTGATGGTGAAAGAAGTGACACGAGTTCAACTCGACGAGATGTGGTACTTCATGCTATGGCGGAAACTCATGTAGTCCTTCCGAAAGTTGCACCACCTGTTGTGTCAGATGGTGTTGTCCTTCCTTGGTTGCAATGGGAAACTAGCAACGATCTACATGCCTCCCCAACCACAATCAAGACACAG GACGCAAGCACTGCATGCAGCACCAGCAGTCACACCATGAGCAGCCGTGGGAGCTGGAGCCCTGGAGACCATGATAGCTCAGCTGGCTCCAAAGATGGACTACTCTCCAGGTTCAACGAGGCCGCGACTCGCCTAAGCAGCTGCCCCGATAATAAGCGAGGCACATCGTTCCATATGGACGACTATCTGCATCTGCGGAGGAGCGAGGATTTCCTCTTTGAGCGATTGAGTCAGAAGCAAAGAATCGACTATGGCGGTCTAACCGTATGCAGGAGGTCGACAATAATATAG